The Hymenobacter sp. GOD-10R genome includes a window with the following:
- a CDS encoding RagB/SusD family nutrient uptake outer membrane protein, which yields MFIKQKTLAASLLTLGLLAGCGKEYLDLSPRNAVTTETFYKTQTDAVQATNAVYSQLSQNGMYNYSLWAIGDVMSDNSFLGGGGAADGIEFQQLDNFSIPTSNPLTTSHWQRAYLGIGQANQVLTRVPAIEMDATIKNRCLGEAEFLRALYYFYLVRGFGDVPLVTVPAQSAADVANVTRTPAAQVYAQIVTDLQDAITKLPAGPYTGEDVGRATKWSATALLAKVYLTQGDMANAATQARAVISGSGKSLWANYADNFKVENENGQESLFEVQFKNGLSSYTTDGPGSVMNEFWGARFFGSPYVVSSGGYGFNIPEKEFVDGYEAGDLRKAASVFVPGDKYPDGQVQPATLVGDPFGFNIRKFYVGTVNVNNWDSPLNVPVLRLGEIYLILAEAVGPTTEGLEAINKVRRRAFGLPINTPSAKDLTASSTANFKDAVIRERRYELAFEMDRWYDLKRTGTLVAKMRAQGKTGVQEFNNLLPIPQTERNVNPNLTQNPGY from the coding sequence ATGTTTATAAAACAAAAAACGCTGGCCGCTTCGTTGCTGACCCTAGGTCTGCTGGCCGGCTGCGGGAAAGAATACTTGGATCTGAGCCCCCGCAATGCGGTTACGACCGAGACCTTCTACAAAACTCAAACCGACGCCGTTCAGGCCACCAACGCCGTTTACTCGCAGCTGAGCCAGAACGGAATGTACAACTACTCGCTCTGGGCCATCGGCGATGTAATGTCGGATAACTCCTTCCTCGGGGGCGGTGGCGCTGCCGACGGTATCGAGTTTCAGCAGCTAGATAACTTCTCCATTCCTACCAGCAACCCCCTGACGACTAGTCACTGGCAACGGGCATACCTAGGTATTGGGCAAGCCAACCAGGTGCTGACGCGGGTGCCGGCCATTGAGATGGATGCTACCATCAAAAACCGGTGCTTGGGGGAAGCAGAGTTCCTGCGGGCCCTGTACTACTTCTACCTGGTGCGCGGCTTCGGCGACGTGCCATTGGTGACCGTGCCTGCTCAGAGCGCAGCTGACGTAGCCAACGTGACGCGCACGCCGGCCGCGCAGGTATACGCTCAAATTGTAACGGATCTTCAGGATGCAATTACCAAGCTGCCCGCCGGCCCGTACACCGGCGAAGACGTAGGACGCGCCACGAAGTGGTCGGCCACGGCGTTGCTGGCGAAAGTGTATTTGACCCAGGGCGACATGGCTAATGCCGCCACACAAGCTAGGGCGGTCATCAGCGGCTCGGGCAAAAGCTTGTGGGCCAACTACGCCGATAACTTCAAGGTAGAGAACGAGAACGGCCAGGAGTCGCTGTTTGAGGTGCAGTTTAAGAACGGCCTGAGCAGCTACACCACCGACGGGCCGGGCTCAGTAATGAACGAATTCTGGGGCGCGCGCTTCTTCGGCAGCCCCTACGTGGTGTCGTCGGGCGGCTACGGCTTCAACATCCCCGAAAAAGAGTTTGTGGATGGCTACGAAGCCGGCGACCTGCGCAAAGCCGCCTCCGTGTTCGTGCCAGGCGACAAGTACCCTGATGGGCAAGTGCAGCCCGCTACCTTGGTAGGTGACCCCTTTGGGTTCAACATCCGGAAGTTCTACGTGGGCACCGTAAACGTGAACAACTGGGACTCGCCGCTGAACGTGCCCGTGCTGCGCCTTGGCGAAATCTACCTGATCTTGGCCGAAGCCGTGGGACCAACAACCGAAGGTTTGGAAGCCATCAACAAAGTACGCCGCCGCGCCTTTGGCCTGCCTATTAATACGCCTTCGGCCAAAGACCTGACGGCTTCTTCTACCGCTAACTTCAAGGACGCCGTGATTCGGGAGCGGCGCTACGAGCTAGCTTTCGAGATGGACCGCTGGTATGATTTGAAGCGGACGGGTACGCTGGTAGCCAAGATGCGCGCCCAGGGTAAAACGGGGGTGCAGGAATTCAATAACTTGCTACCTATCCCGCAGACGGAGCGCAACGTGAACCCCAACTTGACGCAGAATCCTGGTTACTAG
- a CDS encoding beta-glucosidase encodes MKKTTRSLVAAVLRNPRVYALVLAALLGGSIVASAQTKALPQLGKASLKEVLAALTPEEKVKLVIGMGFYPSGFPEGMLPPGNPGDREVPEKVPGAAGRTHAIPRLGIPSLTLSDGPAGVRIDPTRGNDKTKTYYATAFPVATLLASSWDTTLVRKVGAAFGSEVRDFGIDVLLAPGMNIHRNPLGGRNFEYYSEDPVVTGNIAAAFVNGVESNGVGTSIKHFAVNNQEFNRMQLNSKVSERTLREIYLKGFQLAVKKAQPWTVMSSYNKVNGTYTSESKDLLTTLLRQEWGFKGLVMTDWYGGKDPVAQLQAGNDLMMPGTYAQTQAVLAALKSGQLTSAQLDANVTRVLAMVLQSPTFKGVKYSSQPALKANAAVARQAAAESMVLLRNEGKALPLAAGRKVAAFGNTSYSLVAGGTGSGDVNKAYTISILQGLTGAGFVMNEPLSQAYDQYLKGEKAKLPKTKGLLDPAPVIAEMPVEASLLQQQAQAADVALVTIGRSAGEGGDRKVEDDFTLTAAEQTLLKQVSTVFHAQGKKVVVVLNVGGVTEVASWRDQADAILLAWQPGQEGGYAVADVLSGKVNPSGKLATTFPVAYKDVPFSGNFPGKELPSAAKSGGNAFMGAPSENTYEEGIYVGYRYYNTFKVKPAYEFGYGLSYTTFSYGALKLGSPTFAGKITATLTITNNGQVPGKEVVQLYVSAPASRLDKPESELRAFAKTNLLQPGQSQTLTFNLAAADLASFDTPTSAWVVAPGAYTAKVGASSLAIKQTAKFEVPKELVVEKSRKLLAPQEQFADLKPTAQR; translated from the coding sequence ATGAAAAAAACCACCCGTTCACTCGTCGCGGCCGTTCTGCGGAATCCTCGCGTTTATGCCCTTGTCCTCGCGGCGCTGCTTGGCGGCAGTATCGTGGCTTCGGCTCAAACCAAAGCGCTGCCGCAGCTCGGCAAAGCGAGCCTCAAGGAAGTGCTAGCAGCCCTTACGCCGGAGGAAAAAGTAAAGCTGGTAATTGGCATGGGCTTTTACCCGTCGGGCTTCCCAGAGGGCATGTTGCCACCCGGCAACCCCGGCGACCGAGAAGTACCTGAGAAAGTACCCGGCGCGGCGGGCCGTACCCACGCCATTCCGAGGCTAGGTATTCCGTCCTTGACGCTCTCCGACGGTCCCGCTGGCGTGCGCATCGACCCTACTCGAGGCAATGATAAAACCAAAACCTACTATGCTACCGCCTTCCCCGTCGCCACGCTGCTAGCCTCTAGCTGGGATACCACGCTGGTGCGCAAAGTGGGTGCCGCCTTCGGCAGTGAAGTGCGCGACTTTGGCATCGACGTATTGCTGGCGCCGGGCATGAATATTCACCGTAACCCCCTAGGTGGTCGCAACTTCGAGTATTACTCCGAAGACCCAGTGGTGACGGGCAACATTGCGGCGGCTTTTGTGAATGGGGTGGAGTCGAACGGGGTGGGCACGTCCATCAAGCACTTTGCCGTCAATAACCAGGAGTTCAATCGCATGCAACTCAACTCAAAAGTGAGCGAGCGGACCCTGCGTGAAATTTACTTGAAAGGTTTTCAGTTGGCCGTGAAAAAGGCCCAACCCTGGACGGTAATGTCGTCTTATAACAAAGTAAACGGCACCTACACCTCCGAAAGCAAAGACTTGCTCACCACTTTGTTGCGACAGGAGTGGGGCTTCAAAGGGCTGGTAATGACTGACTGGTACGGCGGAAAAGACCCGGTGGCCCAGCTCCAAGCCGGCAACGACCTGATGATGCCTGGCACCTATGCCCAAACCCAGGCCGTCTTGGCGGCCCTGAAAAGCGGTCAGCTCACCAGTGCCCAGCTCGACGCCAACGTGACCCGCGTGTTGGCGATGGTACTGCAGTCGCCCACTTTCAAAGGGGTAAAGTACAGCAGCCAACCGGCTCTGAAAGCTAATGCCGCCGTAGCCCGGCAGGCCGCCGCCGAAAGCATGGTGCTGCTGCGCAATGAGGGCAAGGCTTTGCCGCTGGCCGCGGGCCGCAAGGTGGCCGCGTTTGGCAATACCTCCTACAGCCTCGTGGCCGGGGGCACGGGCAGTGGCGACGTGAATAAAGCCTACACCATTTCCATCCTACAAGGCTTAACCGGTGCCGGCTTTGTGATGAATGAACCACTCAGCCAAGCCTACGATCAGTACCTGAAGGGCGAAAAAGCGAAGCTGCCGAAAACCAAAGGTCTCCTGGACCCGGCGCCCGTTATTGCGGAAATGCCCGTGGAAGCTAGCCTCCTGCAACAGCAGGCGCAAGCCGCCGACGTGGCCCTCGTGACCATCGGCCGTAGCGCGGGCGAGGGTGGCGACCGAAAAGTGGAAGACGACTTTACGCTAACCGCCGCCGAACAGACCCTGCTCAAGCAAGTATCTACCGTCTTTCACGCCCAAGGCAAGAAAGTGGTAGTGGTGCTCAACGTGGGGGGCGTGACGGAAGTAGCAAGCTGGCGCGACCAAGCTGATGCCATTCTGCTGGCCTGGCAACCGGGGCAAGAGGGTGGCTATGCGGTGGCCGACGTGCTCAGCGGCAAGGTAAACCCTTCGGGGAAGCTGGCTACTACCTTCCCCGTGGCCTACAAGGACGTGCCATTTAGTGGCAACTTCCCTGGCAAAGAGCTGCCAAGCGCGGCGAAGTCGGGCGGCAATGCCTTTATGGGCGCGCCTTCGGAAAATACGTATGAGGAAGGCATTTACGTGGGCTACCGCTACTACAATACCTTCAAGGTAAAGCCCGCGTACGAGTTTGGCTACGGCCTGAGCTACACCACGTTTAGTTACGGTGCCCTGAAGCTAGGTTCCCCGACCTTCGCCGGCAAAATAACCGCTACCCTCACTATCACCAACAACGGTCAGGTACCCGGGAAGGAAGTAGTGCAGCTCTACGTGAGTGCGCCTGCCTCCCGCCTCGATAAGCCGGAGAGCGAGCTGCGCGCTTTTGCCAAAACCAACCTGCTCCAGCCCGGCCAGTCCCAAACGCTGACCTTCAACCTAGCGGCGGCTGACCTAGCTTCGTTCGACACTCCTACCTCTGCGTGGGTGGTGGCCCCAGGCGCTTACACCGCAAAAGTGGGCGCTTCGTCCCTAGCTATTAAGCAAACAGCCAAGTTTGAAGTGCCGAAAGAGTTAGTTGTGGAAAAAAGTCGCAAACTTCTGGCCCCGCAAGAGCAGTTTGCCGATCTGAAACCGACTGCTCAGCGGTAG
- a CDS encoding beta-galactosidase, whose amino-acid sequence MAKYTLLLLLLFSQFQRVSAQAVKPRVNKLLYGVAYYDEYMPYDRLDKDIQMMKAAGINLVRIAESTWSTVEPQEGVFDFSHIDRVLNAMHKAGISVIIGTPTYAVPTWLVRKYPAVLAITPQGQNQYGPRQNMDISNPDYRRHAELVIRAMLGHVKNHPAIIGYQIDNETKAYNTAGPAVQKQFVQYMQKKFPSLDALNKAYGLDYWSNRINSWEDFPSTVGTINASLGSEFAKFQRQLVTDFLAWQAAMVREYKKPEQFITQNFDLDWRGHSYGIQSEVDHFAAAKALDIAGIDIYHPSQDQLTGTEISLGGDITRSMKGGQSYLVLETEAQGFPQWVPYPGQLRLQAFSHLASGASLLEYWHWHSIHNSAETYWKGLLSHDFEPNPVYNEAKTIGQDFNRLSTSLVNLQKTNKVAILFSNEALTAEKWFANGLGYNEVLRSFYDALYRQNVGCDFVDPSSPDLDKYSLVIVPMLYAAPTSLLERLNQYVQKGGHLVCTYRSGFSDENVKVRTTPQPGVLSAACGVTYSLFTAPDKVTLKGDPYQVGQANNQVSTWMELLTPTTAKVLASYDHPAWGKYAAITENTYGKGLATYIGCRTSNAVVEKIVADAVKKDGLWGADQELQFPLITKAGVNQRKKMVHYYFNYSAAPSSVRYPHGAGKELLSSQAVAKNQQLQLGPWGVQIVEEQ is encoded by the coding sequence TTGGCCAAGTATACGCTTCTGCTCCTGCTGCTTTTCAGCCAGTTCCAACGCGTGAGTGCGCAGGCCGTCAAACCTAGGGTCAATAAGTTGCTCTACGGGGTGGCGTACTACGACGAGTACATGCCCTATGATCGGCTGGATAAGGACATCCAGATGATGAAGGCCGCCGGCATCAACTTGGTGCGCATTGCCGAATCGACGTGGAGCACGGTGGAGCCGCAGGAAGGTGTGTTCGACTTCTCGCACATTGATCGGGTCCTGAACGCTATGCACAAAGCGGGCATCAGCGTTATTATCGGTACCCCAACGTACGCCGTGCCGACGTGGCTGGTGCGTAAGTACCCGGCGGTGCTAGCGATTACGCCGCAGGGGCAAAACCAGTATGGTCCGCGTCAGAACATGGATATCAGTAACCCCGACTACCGCCGCCACGCCGAGCTGGTGATTCGGGCTATGCTAGGTCACGTCAAAAACCATCCGGCCATTATTGGCTATCAGATTGATAACGAGACGAAAGCGTATAATACGGCCGGGCCGGCGGTGCAGAAGCAATTTGTGCAGTACATGCAGAAGAAGTTTCCGTCGCTGGATGCGCTCAACAAGGCGTATGGGCTCGACTACTGGAGCAACCGCATCAATAGCTGGGAGGATTTCCCGTCGACGGTGGGCACCATCAATGCGAGCCTAGGCAGCGAGTTTGCCAAGTTTCAGCGCCAACTCGTCACCGACTTCCTCGCTTGGCAGGCTGCTATGGTGCGCGAATACAAGAAGCCGGAGCAGTTTATTACCCAAAACTTCGACCTAGACTGGCGTGGCCACTCCTACGGTATTCAGTCAGAAGTTGATCACTTTGCGGCGGCTAAAGCACTGGATATTGCCGGCATCGATATTTACCACCCAAGTCAAGACCAACTTACGGGCACCGAAATCTCCTTGGGCGGCGACATCACTCGCTCCATGAAAGGCGGGCAGAGCTACTTGGTGCTAGAGACGGAAGCCCAGGGTTTTCCGCAGTGGGTGCCGTACCCAGGCCAGTTGCGCTTGCAGGCGTTTAGCCACCTAGCTTCCGGTGCTAGCTTGCTAGAATATTGGCACTGGCACTCCATCCATAACTCCGCTGAAACCTACTGGAAAGGCCTGCTCAGCCACGATTTTGAGCCCAACCCCGTCTACAACGAAGCCAAAACTATTGGGCAGGACTTCAACCGGCTCAGCACCAGCTTGGTCAACTTACAGAAGACCAATAAAGTCGCTATCCTCTTCAGCAACGAAGCCCTGACGGCCGAAAAGTGGTTTGCCAACGGGCTCGGCTACAACGAGGTGCTGCGTTCCTTCTATGACGCGCTATACCGCCAGAATGTAGGCTGCGACTTCGTGGACCCTAGCAGCCCCGACCTAGATAAGTACTCGCTGGTCATTGTGCCCATGCTCTACGCCGCGCCCACAAGTTTGCTGGAGCGCCTGAACCAGTATGTGCAGAAAGGCGGCCACCTCGTATGCACGTATCGAAGCGGTTTTTCGGACGAGAACGTGAAGGTCCGCACCACCCCGCAGCCCGGCGTTCTGAGTGCCGCGTGCGGGGTCACGTACAGCCTATTCACGGCGCCCGATAAAGTGACGCTGAAGGGCGACCCGTACCAAGTGGGCCAAGCCAACAACCAGGTAAGCACGTGGATGGAGCTGCTCACGCCCACCACCGCCAAAGTGCTAGCCTCCTACGATCATCCGGCGTGGGGCAAGTACGCGGCCATCACCGAAAACACCTACGGCAAAGGGCTAGCTACCTATATCGGGTGCCGCACGAGCAACGCGGTAGTGGAGAAGATCGTGGCTGACGCGGTAAAGAAAGACGGTTTGTGGGGCGCTGATCAGGAGCTACAGTTTCCGCTCATCACGAAAGCGGGCGTAAACCAGCGCAAGAAAATGGTACATTATTACTTCAACTACTCGGCTGCACCTAGCTCTGTGCGTTACCCGCACGGCGCAGGTAAGGAACTGCTCTCCAGTCAGGCTGTGGCCAAAAATCAGCAGTTGCAGCTAGGCCCCTGGGGCGTGCAGATTGTGGAAGAGCAATAG
- a CDS encoding glycoside hydrolase family 30 protein: MMVPLLTRDGAGRKRSIVMTSAVMLLSLFSCAEPKENLGTPATSVEWVATTPTASWVMQQGLKPTTSSGPADVEINVAQPFQTINGFGACFNELGWTSLSALSGVDREKIMRELFAPGVGANFTICRMPVGANDFSRDWYSYDETPGDFALKDFSIANDEQTLIPFIKNAQQYNAALKIWASPWSPPTWMKYNKHYAAAMVKPEYRQMMPTLADNGLKPEQQGKEGTNMFIQEDKYFTTYAQYFVKFLEAYQKKGISISMVMPQNEFNSAQVFPSCTWTATGLAKFVGYLGPQMQQRKVDVFFGTMERANEALVDTVLHDARSSKYIKGVGFQWAGKGAIAGIHQRYPNLALYQSEQECGDGKNDWKYCVYTWGLMKQYLTSGANAYMYWNISLKKGGVSRWGWSQNSLVTVDEAAKTYQFNYEYYLLKHLSHYVKPGARRVATSGAFTNVLAFQNPDKSVVLVAQNEGSTDQTVRIKLGQQTVAPVLKANSFNTLLLKDL; the protein is encoded by the coding sequence ATGATGGTACCACTACTAACTAGGGATGGCGCTGGCCGAAAACGCTCCATTGTGATGACCAGTGCGGTTATGCTGCTTAGCTTGTTTTCGTGCGCCGAGCCAAAAGAAAACCTAGGTACGCCAGCTACTTCCGTGGAATGGGTAGCTACCACGCCGACGGCTTCGTGGGTGATGCAGCAGGGTTTAAAACCCACTACCAGCAGCGGTCCGGCCGATGTCGAAATCAACGTTGCGCAGCCCTTCCAAACCATTAATGGCTTCGGAGCTTGCTTCAATGAGCTAGGCTGGACGTCGCTCAGCGCACTCAGCGGCGTTGATCGGGAGAAGATTATGCGTGAGTTGTTTGCGCCGGGCGTGGGTGCCAACTTCACCATCTGCCGGATGCCGGTGGGTGCCAACGACTTTTCGCGCGACTGGTATTCCTACGACGAGACGCCCGGTGACTTCGCCCTCAAAGACTTCAGCATCGCCAACGACGAGCAAACGCTGATTCCCTTCATCAAAAATGCCCAGCAGTACAACGCCGCGCTGAAAATATGGGCTTCGCCCTGGAGCCCACCCACGTGGATGAAGTACAACAAACACTACGCGGCGGCGATGGTGAAGCCCGAATACCGCCAAATGATGCCAACCCTTGCCGACAACGGCCTTAAGCCGGAGCAACAGGGGAAGGAGGGCACCAACATGTTTATTCAGGAAGACAAGTATTTCACAACCTACGCGCAGTACTTTGTCAAATTCCTCGAAGCCTACCAGAAAAAAGGCATCAGCATTAGCATGGTGATGCCCCAAAACGAGTTCAACTCGGCGCAGGTGTTCCCGAGCTGCACCTGGACGGCCACCGGCTTAGCTAAGTTCGTCGGCTACCTAGGTCCGCAGATGCAGCAACGCAAGGTGGACGTGTTCTTCGGCACAATGGAGCGCGCCAATGAGGCCCTAGTGGATACCGTGCTGCATGATGCGCGCAGCAGCAAGTACATCAAGGGCGTAGGGTTTCAGTGGGCTGGTAAGGGCGCTATTGCCGGTATTCATCAGCGCTACCCGAACCTAGCCCTGTACCAATCGGAGCAGGAGTGCGGCGACGGCAAGAACGATTGGAAGTACTGCGTGTACACCTGGGGCCTGATGAAACAGTATCTGACCAGTGGCGCTAACGCGTACATGTACTGGAATATCTCCCTGAAAAAGGGTGGGGTTAGTCGTTGGGGGTGGAGTCAGAACTCGCTCGTGACCGTAGACGAAGCCGCCAAGACCTACCAGTTCAACTACGAATATTACCTGCTGAAGCACCTGAGCCACTACGTGAAGCCCGGTGCCCGGCGCGTTGCTACTAGTGGAGCTTTTACGAACGTACTCGCCTTCCAAAACCCGGATAAAAGCGTGGTGCTTGTGGCCCAAAACGAAGGCAGCACCGACCAGACCGTGCGAATCAAGCTAGGGCAGCAGACAGTGGCGCCAGTGCTGAAAGCTAATTCTTTCAATACCTTGTTGCTGAAAGACCTATAG
- a CDS encoding carboxylesterase/lipase family protein: MKYLLLFSLLTVQAAPVALAQTSKAATSTLAANRVQVANGTLEGATAASGIHEFKGVPFAAPPVGELRWKAPQPVKNWTGVRQAKQFGPRAMQLPLFGDMNFRSNGVSEDCLYLNVWTPAKTGKEQLPVLVYFYGGGFVAGDGSEPRYDGESLAKRGIVTVTMNYRLGVFGFMAHPELTKESPNHASGNYGLLDQQAALRWVQQNIAAFGGDPKKVTIAGESAGSFSVSAQMASPGSKTMFARAIGESGSLLSMQPTATLAEAEQNGVQFGTALSATSLAALRALPAQQLLEATGKQGVPRFSVAVDGYFFPKSPREIFMAGQQAKVPLLVGWNSQESGANGILGKESPTPEAYTQAVQKLYGDRASEVLKLYPAANAEQAATDLASDRFIGYSTWKWADVHSQTSGQPVYRYLYARPRPEMTPEMGNAVAGLAGGVVKQATDAPKAPPAKGAVHSAEIEYALGNLATNKVYAWTPDDHKVSEMMESYFANFIKTGNPNGGSLPNWPQLKSGQVMRIDVKTQAEPDATRARYQFLDQQVGK, translated from the coding sequence ATGAAATACCTTCTGCTTTTTTCGCTCCTGACCGTACAAGCGGCACCAGTTGCGCTAGCCCAAACGTCGAAAGCGGCCACCAGCACCTTGGCAGCCAACCGGGTGCAAGTAGCCAACGGCACGCTCGAAGGCGCCACTGCGGCGAGCGGCATTCACGAATTTAAAGGAGTGCCATTTGCTGCGCCGCCTGTGGGCGAGCTGCGCTGGAAGGCCCCACAACCTGTCAAGAACTGGACGGGAGTACGTCAGGCCAAGCAGTTTGGTCCCCGCGCCATGCAGCTGCCGCTGTTTGGCGACATGAACTTCCGCTCTAACGGAGTCAGCGAAGATTGCCTCTATTTGAATGTTTGGACTCCCGCCAAAACCGGCAAAGAGCAGCTGCCGGTGCTGGTGTACTTCTACGGCGGCGGCTTCGTGGCGGGCGATGGTTCGGAGCCGCGCTACGACGGCGAGAGCCTAGCCAAGCGCGGCATCGTGACCGTGACGATGAATTATCGACTGGGTGTGTTTGGCTTTATGGCCCACCCTGAACTGACGAAAGAATCGCCGAATCACGCGTCCGGTAACTACGGTCTGCTCGATCAGCAAGCCGCCCTGCGCTGGGTGCAGCAAAACATTGCCGCTTTTGGTGGCGACCCCAAGAAAGTGACCATCGCGGGCGAGTCGGCGGGCTCTTTCTCGGTGAGTGCACAAATGGCCTCGCCTGGCTCGAAGACGATGTTTGCGCGGGCTATTGGCGAAAGCGGCTCGCTGCTGTCGATGCAACCAACGGCTACGCTAGCGGAAGCGGAACAGAACGGAGTCCAGTTCGGAACAGCCCTGAGCGCTACGTCGCTGGCCGCATTGCGGGCATTGCCGGCGCAACAGCTACTCGAAGCCACGGGCAAACAAGGAGTACCACGCTTTTCGGTGGCCGTAGATGGATACTTCTTTCCGAAATCCCCAAGGGAAATCTTCATGGCTGGTCAGCAAGCGAAAGTGCCGTTGTTGGTGGGTTGGAACTCGCAGGAGTCGGGAGCCAATGGCATCTTGGGTAAGGAAAGCCCAACGCCAGAAGCGTACACGCAAGCTGTGCAGAAGCTGTATGGCGACCGGGCCAGCGAAGTCCTGAAGCTCTACCCCGCCGCCAATGCCGAACAAGCGGCCACAGACCTAGCCAGCGACCGGTTCATTGGCTACAGCACCTGGAAATGGGCCGATGTGCACAGCCAGACTAGCGGCCAGCCCGTGTACCGCTACCTCTACGCCCGCCCCCGACCCGAAATGACGCCCGAGATGGGCAACGCCGTAGCAGGGCTAGCCGGTGGTGTGGTGAAGCAAGCCACCGACGCACCCAAAGCGCCACCCGCAAAAGGTGCCGTGCACTCCGCCGAAATCGAGTATGCTCTTGGCAACCTAGCTACCAACAAGGTGTACGCTTGGACGCCAGATGATCATAAAGTGTCGGAGATGATGGAGAGCTATTTCGCTAATTTCATCAAAACGGGCAACCCCAATGGTGGCAGTTTGCCTAACTGGCCCCAGCTGAAAAGCGGTCAGGTTATGCGCATCGACGTGAAAACCCAAGCCGAGCCCGATGCGACTCGCGCCCGCTATCAGTTCCTCGATCAGCAAGTAGGCAAATAG